In the Heterodontus francisci isolate sHetFra1 chromosome 6, sHetFra1.hap1, whole genome shotgun sequence genome, one interval contains:
- the mrpl48 gene encoding 39S ribosomal protein L48, mitochondrial: MNPVLTKVLCVRNITCLEQAAATVFRLTSIRHPPLWFTDNNLASKRHYRSMPTHGIGRYKYLLPREVPRKKREKLQMKQLKPGTDTEYGVLNIQLTGYDMTLVEHYSQYIHQLCNRLKIKVDESYAMPTKSTEISVLQEQGTKMNVEGVIHSHERIVQVSGLSSVLAPIVVEVLQTNQPEGVQLCIREHTEADFIARFKARPALEGLMAQIN, encoded by the exons ATGAATCCTGTTCTAACGAAG GTCCTGTGTGTAAGAAATATAACCTGTTTAGAACAAGCTGCTGCTACAGTCTTCAG GTTAACATCCATCAGACATCCTCCTTTGTGGTTTACAG ATAATAACCTAGCCAGCAAGAGACATTACAGGTCGATGCCCACCCATGGGATTGGGAGGTATAAATACTTACTACCGAGAGAAGTG CCACGGAAGAAAAGAGAGAAGCtacagatgaagcagctaaagCCTGGCACTGACACAGAATATGGTGTACTAAATATCCAACTTACTGGCTATGACATGACACTTGTGGAACACTACAGTCAGTACATCCACCAGCTCTGTAATCGATTGAAGATCAAAGTGGACGAAAG CTATGCAATGCCTACCAAATCCACTGAGATCTCAGTGTTACAGGAACAGGGCACTAAGATGAATGTGGAAGGTGTTATTCACTCTCATGAGAGAATTGTACAG GTTAGTGGTTTGAGTTCTGTTCTTGCCCCAATCGTTGTGGAAGTCCTTCAAACTAATCAGCCGGAAGGTGTACAGCTGTGCATTAGGGAG CACACTGAAGCTGATTTCATTGCTCGGTTCAAGGCTCGACCAGCATTAGAAGGACTGATGGCACAGATTAATTGA